From Streptomyces sp. TLI_235, a single genomic window includes:
- a CDS encoding phosphocarrier protein HPr has protein sequence MAERRVTVGWAEGLHARPASIFVRAVTSTGVPVTIAKDGGNPVNAGSMLGLLALGAAGGDTVVLASEADGADQALDRLAKLVQEGLDELPAG, from the coding sequence ATGGCTGAGCGCCGCGTCACCGTCGGTTGGGCCGAAGGCCTCCACGCCCGTCCCGCCTCCATCTTCGTCCGCGCCGTCACCTCCACGGGCGTGCCCGTCACCATCGCCAAGGACGGCGGCAACCCGGTCAACGCGGGCTCCATGCTCGGCCTGCTCGCCCTCGGCGCGGCCGGCGGCGACACCGTCGTCCTCGCCTCCGAGGCCGACGGCGCCGACCAGGCACTCGACCGCCTCGCCAAGCTCGTCCAGGAGGGACTCGACGAGCTCCCCGCGGGCTGA
- a CDS encoding thiosulfate/3-mercaptopyruvate sulfurtransferase: MAGMTSTSPLIPVDELAAALAGPRPPVLLDVRWQLGGPPGAGEYAAGHLPGAHYVDLDAELAAPPGRAGRHPLPDPAVLGAALRRAGVSAARPVVVYDAGPATSAARAWWLLRWAGHGEVRVLDGGLAAWRAAGLALSTERPADEAGDFAPAPGALPTVDADGAAELARKGVLLDARAGERYRGEVEPVDPRAGHIPGAVSAPTTDNLGPDGRFRSAAEMSARFAALGADGSVPFGVYCGSGVTAAHELLALESAGVTGGVLYPGSWSEWSGDPARPAATRELPG, from the coding sequence ATGGCGGGTATGACTTCCACGTCCCCGCTGATTCCCGTCGACGAGCTCGCCGCGGCCCTGGCCGGTCCGCGGCCGCCCGTTCTGCTCGATGTCCGCTGGCAGTTGGGTGGTCCGCCCGGTGCCGGGGAGTACGCGGCCGGGCACCTGCCCGGTGCGCACTACGTCGACCTGGACGCCGAGCTGGCCGCGCCGCCCGGCCGGGCCGGCCGCCATCCGCTGCCGGATCCGGCGGTGCTGGGGGCGGCGCTGCGCCGGGCCGGGGTGTCGGCGGCCCGTCCCGTGGTGGTGTACGACGCGGGCCCTGCGACGTCGGCCGCGCGTGCGTGGTGGCTGCTGCGCTGGGCGGGGCACGGCGAGGTGCGGGTGCTGGACGGCGGGCTGGCCGCGTGGCGGGCGGCCGGGCTGGCGCTGTCGACGGAGCGTCCGGCGGACGAGGCGGGGGATTTCGCGCCGGCGCCGGGTGCGCTGCCGACGGTGGACGCGGACGGGGCGGCGGAGCTGGCGCGCAAGGGCGTGCTGCTGGACGCGCGGGCGGGCGAGCGGTACCGCGGTGAGGTGGAGCCGGTCGATCCACGGGCGGGCCACATCCCGGGTGCGGTGTCGGCGCCGACGACGGACAACCTGGGTCCGGACGGCCGGTTCCGGAGTGCCGCGGAGATGTCGGCCAGGTTCGCGGCGCTCGGCGCGGACGGCTCGGTGCCGTTCGGCGTGTACTGCGGCTCGGGGGTGACGGCCGCGCACGAGCTGCTGGCGCTGGAGAGCGCCGGTGTGACCGGCGGAGTGTTGTACCCGGGGTCGTGGAGCGAGTGGTCGGGCGACCCGGCGCGGCCAGCGGCGACCAGGGAGCTGCCGGGCTGA
- a CDS encoding acyl-CoA synthetase (NDP forming) codes for MDDSGTSPRTGQADEHSYPQHWEADVLLRDGGAARIRPITPADADRLVEFYGQVSDQSKYFRFFAPYPRLSDKDVRRFTHHDYVNRVGLAAVVRDRFIATVRYDRIDEQGRPSTTGTDAEVAFLVQDAHQGRGVASALLEHIAAVAQERGIRRFTAEVLPENRKMVKVFTDAGYTQHRSFADGVVHLEFDLEPTAASLAVMRGREHRAEARSVQRLLTPRSVAVVGVSRNPQSVGRGLLRSLAGFHGEVYAVNRSAPAGTVLDGVAVHRSVLDIPGPVDLALLAVPEAAVPGVVADCGAHGVQGLVVVTAGYAETGPEGRDRQRALVRQARAAGMRVVGPNAFGLVSTDPERPLNASLAPVLPARGPIGVFCQSGAIGVALLEAAHRRGLGVSSFASVGNRADLSGNDMLQFWEEDPATEVVLMYMESFGNPRKFTRIARRLAASKPVVVVKGARHTGSLPPGHTVQPASSRLKDATVDALFRQAGVVRVETITDLFDTGELLAGQPLPAGDRVAVVGNSDSLGLLTYDACLGSGLRPRSPVDLTTAATGENYRIALDTALGDPGVDAVIAVAIPPIGVHGGGAAEPEDEPEIAAALVDAGVRARELGKPLLLTHLALGGLAERLRAARIPSFPAPERAVRALANAVHYAGWRRWSAEAERTARIPELEGIDEGRARALVEAALGTRLAVAARTQPGGARFTLPEADAEALLGCYGIVVRPVLPAPDEESAVRAAERLGYPVALKATADHLRHRPDLGSVRLDLTGEEGLRRAHRELDALLGGAAQARLVVQQLAPRGVDTVIGAAVDPAVGTILSFGLAGAPAELLGDLAHRLVPATDRDVAALIREVRAAPLLFGWRGADPVDTGALEELLLRVSRLVDDLPEVASVDLEPVVVAPQGLAVLGAVVRIAPLPVRTDLGPRAMSSL; via the coding sequence GTGGACGACTCCGGGACTTCACCCCGCACCGGTCAGGCCGACGAGCACAGCTACCCGCAGCACTGGGAGGCGGACGTCCTGCTGCGCGACGGCGGCGCGGCCCGGATCCGGCCGATCACCCCGGCCGACGCGGATCGCCTGGTCGAGTTCTACGGCCAGGTCTCCGACCAGTCGAAGTACTTCCGCTTCTTCGCCCCGTACCCGCGGCTGTCCGACAAGGACGTGCGGCGCTTCACCCACCACGACTACGTGAACCGGGTGGGCCTGGCGGCGGTGGTGCGGGACCGCTTCATCGCCACCGTCCGCTACGACCGGATCGACGAGCAGGGCCGCCCCTCGACCACCGGCACGGACGCCGAGGTGGCCTTCCTGGTGCAGGACGCCCACCAGGGCCGCGGGGTCGCCTCGGCGCTGCTGGAGCACATCGCGGCGGTCGCCCAGGAGCGCGGCATCCGCCGGTTCACCGCGGAGGTGTTGCCGGAGAACCGCAAGATGGTGAAGGTCTTCACCGACGCCGGCTACACCCAGCACCGCAGCTTCGCCGACGGCGTGGTGCACCTGGAGTTCGACCTGGAGCCGACGGCCGCCTCGCTGGCGGTGATGCGGGGACGCGAGCACCGCGCGGAGGCCCGCTCGGTGCAGCGGCTGCTGACGCCCCGGTCGGTGGCGGTGGTGGGGGTGTCGCGCAACCCCCAGTCGGTGGGACGGGGTCTGCTGCGCAGCCTCGCCGGGTTCCACGGCGAGGTGTACGCGGTGAACCGGAGCGCGCCCGCGGGCACGGTGCTGGACGGGGTGGCGGTGCACCGGTCGGTGCTGGACATCCCGGGGCCGGTGGACCTGGCGCTGCTGGCGGTGCCCGAGGCGGCGGTGCCGGGGGTGGTGGCGGACTGCGGGGCGCACGGGGTGCAGGGCCTGGTGGTGGTGACGGCCGGCTACGCGGAGACCGGCCCGGAGGGCCGGGACCGGCAGCGGGCGCTGGTGCGGCAGGCGCGCGCGGCGGGGATGCGGGTGGTCGGCCCGAACGCGTTCGGGCTGGTGTCGACCGATCCGGAGCGGCCGCTGAACGCCTCGCTGGCGCCGGTGCTGCCGGCCCGGGGCCCGATCGGGGTGTTCTGCCAGTCGGGGGCGATCGGGGTGGCGCTGCTGGAGGCGGCGCACCGGCGGGGCCTGGGGGTGTCGTCCTTCGCCTCGGTGGGGAACCGGGCGGACCTGTCGGGCAACGACATGCTGCAGTTCTGGGAGGAGGACCCCGCCACCGAGGTGGTGCTGATGTACATGGAGTCGTTCGGGAACCCGCGGAAGTTCACCAGGATCGCGCGGCGGCTGGCGGCGTCGAAGCCGGTGGTGGTGGTGAAGGGGGCGCGGCACACGGGGAGCCTGCCGCCGGGGCACACGGTGCAGCCGGCGTCGAGCCGGTTGAAGGACGCGACGGTGGACGCCCTGTTCCGGCAGGCGGGGGTGGTCCGGGTGGAGACGATCACCGATCTGTTCGACACGGGGGAGCTGCTGGCGGGGCAGCCGCTGCCGGCGGGGGACCGGGTGGCGGTGGTGGGCAATTCGGACTCGCTGGGTCTGTTGACGTACGACGCGTGTCTGGGGAGCGGGCTGCGGCCGCGGTCGCCGGTGGATCTGACGACGGCGGCGACGGGGGAGAACTACCGGATCGCGCTGGACACGGCGCTGGGTGATCCGGGGGTGGACGCGGTGATCGCGGTGGCGATCCCGCCGATCGGGGTGCACGGCGGGGGGGCGGCGGAGCCGGAGGACGAGCCGGAGATCGCGGCGGCGCTGGTGGACGCCGGGGTGCGGGCCCGCGAGTTGGGCAAGCCGCTGCTGCTGACGCACTTGGCGTTGGGCGGGCTGGCGGAGCGGCTGCGGGCGGCGCGGATCCCGTCGTTCCCTGCGCCGGAGCGGGCGGTGCGTGCGCTGGCGAACGCCGTGCACTACGCGGGGTGGCGGCGGTGGAGTGCGGAAGCGGAGCGGACGGCGCGGATCCCGGAGCTGGAGGGGATCGACGAGGGGCGGGCGCGGGCCCTGGTGGAGGCGGCGCTGGGGACGCGGCTGGCGGTGGCGGCGCGGACGCAGCCGGGGGGTGCCCGGTTCACGCTGCCGGAGGCGGACGCGGAGGCGTTGCTGGGCTGCTACGGGATCGTGGTGCGGCCGGTGCTGCCGGCGCCGGACGAGGAGTCGGCGGTGCGGGCGGCGGAGCGGCTGGGGTATCCGGTGGCGTTGAAGGCGACGGCGGACCATCTGCGGCACCGCCCGGACCTGGGGAGTGTGCGGCTGGACCTGACCGGTGAGGAGGGGCTGCGGCGGGCGCACCGGGAGTTGGACGCGCTGTTGGGCGGGGCGGCGCAGGCGCGGCTGGTGGTGCAGCAGCTGGCGCCGCGCGGGGTGGACACGGTGATCGGTGCGGCGGTGGATCCGGCGGTGGGCACGATTCTGAGTTTCGGCCTGGCGGGGGCGCCCGCGGAGCTGCTGGGTGATCTGGCGCACCGGTTGGTGCCGGCGACGGACCGGGACGTGGCGGCGTTGATCCGGGAGGTGCGGGCGGCTCCGCTGCTGTTCGGCTGGCGGGGGGCCGATCCGGTGGACACGGGGGCGTTGGAGGAGCTGCTGCTGCGGGTGTCGCGGCTGGTGGACGATCTGCCGGAGGTGGCGTCGGTGGATCTGGAGCCGGTGGTGGTGGCGCCGCAGGGGTTGGCGGTGCTGGGGGCGGTGGTGCGGATCGCGCCGCTGCCGGTGCGGACGGATCTGGGGCCGCGGGCGATGAGCAGCCTGTAA
- a CDS encoding putative AlkP superfamily pyrophosphatase or phosphodiesterase, translated as MLGYDAFEILDPSDAPAPAYGCGSLADLLPAVAAGLGVPGFESGLLLEPADRVCVFLVDGMGWELVRRHPEYAPFLTSLSAGASPITSGFPSTTATSLASVGTGLTPGVHGLAGYTVRVPGRNELMNQLRWVPPVPPREWQPHPTVFDRVSRAGVATAQVSSPLFAQTPLTQVALSGGTFLGRTTGEERMDLAASWLAEHDRALVYTYVSELDGAGHRFGVDSDEWRMTLNTVDRLVKRLAEQLPPRSALYVTADHGMIDIGPEDRVDFDEDWELSAGVALLGGEGRARHVYAVPGAAADVHAVWSEVLGDRMWVATREQAVAAGWFGPVVDERVLPRIGDVVAAARDDIAVVASRKEPGESSMVGLHGSMTAVEQLVPLLDVRT; from the coding sequence ATGCTCGGTTACGACGCTTTCGAGATTCTTGATCCTTCGGACGCTCCGGCTCCGGCGTACGGCTGCGGTTCGTTGGCGGACCTGCTGCCCGCGGTGGCGGCGGGTCTTGGTGTGCCCGGCTTCGAGAGCGGGCTGCTCCTGGAGCCGGCGGACCGGGTGTGCGTGTTCCTGGTGGACGGGATGGGCTGGGAGCTGGTCCGCCGGCATCCGGAGTACGCGCCCTTTCTGACCTCGCTGTCGGCGGGGGCGAGTCCGATCACCTCGGGGTTCCCGTCGACGACGGCGACGTCGTTGGCGTCGGTGGGGACGGGGCTGACGCCGGGGGTGCACGGGCTGGCCGGGTACACGGTGCGGGTGCCGGGCCGGAACGAGCTGATGAACCAGTTGCGGTGGGTGCCGCCGGTGCCGCCGCGGGAGTGGCAGCCGCATCCGACGGTGTTCGATCGGGTTTCGCGGGCGGGTGTGGCGACGGCGCAGGTGTCGTCGCCGTTGTTCGCGCAGACGCCGTTGACGCAGGTGGCGCTGTCGGGGGGGACGTTCCTGGGCCGGACGACCGGCGAGGAGCGGATGGATCTGGCGGCGAGCTGGCTGGCGGAGCACGACCGGGCGCTGGTGTATACGTACGTGAGCGAGCTGGACGGGGCGGGGCACCGGTTCGGGGTGGACTCGGACGAGTGGCGGATGACGCTGAACACGGTGGACCGGCTGGTGAAGCGGCTGGCGGAGCAGTTGCCGCCGCGGTCGGCGCTGTACGTGACGGCGGACCACGGCATGATCGACATCGGGCCGGAGGACCGGGTCGACTTCGACGAGGACTGGGAGCTGTCCGCGGGGGTGGCGCTGCTGGGCGGCGAGGGCCGGGCCCGGCACGTGTACGCGGTGCCGGGTGCGGCGGCGGACGTCCACGCGGTGTGGAGCGAGGTCCTGGGCGACCGGATGTGGGTGGCGACGCGGGAGCAGGCGGTGGCGGCCGGCTGGTTCGGTCCGGTGGTGGACGAGCGGGTGCTGCCGCGGATCGGCGATGTGGTGGCGGCGGCGCGGGACGACATCGCGGTGGTCGCGTCGCGCAAGGAGCCGGGGGAGTCCTCGATGGTCGGCCTGCACGGGTCGATGACCGCGGTGGAGCAGCTGGTGCCGCTGCTCGACGTCCGTACCTGA
- a CDS encoding thymidine kinase — MAELVFFSGTMDCGKSTLALQMDHNHAARGRQGIIFTRHDRAGTATISSRLGLRADAVEVADDFDFQAHVVHLLSAGGKADYLICDEAQFFSAEQIDQLARVVDELGIDVYTFGITTDFRTRLFPGSQRLIELADRVEVLQVEALCWCGARATHNARTVGGVMVVEGAQVVVGDVAVSEDQIGYEVLCRRHHRRRLTAATARASVLSPDVLPFEG; from the coding sequence ATGGCTGAACTGGTGTTCTTCTCGGGCACGATGGACTGCGGCAAGTCGACGCTGGCGCTGCAGATGGATCACAACCACGCGGCGCGCGGCCGCCAGGGCATCATCTTCACCAGGCACGACCGGGCGGGGACGGCGACGATCTCCAGTCGGCTGGGGCTCCGCGCGGACGCGGTGGAGGTCGCCGACGACTTCGACTTCCAGGCGCACGTGGTGCACCTGCTGTCGGCGGGCGGCAAGGCGGACTACCTGATCTGCGACGAGGCGCAGTTCTTCTCGGCGGAGCAGATCGACCAGCTGGCCCGGGTGGTGGACGAGCTCGGCATCGACGTCTACACGTTCGGCATCACGACGGACTTCCGGACGCGGCTGTTCCCCGGGTCGCAGCGGCTGATCGAGCTGGCGGACCGGGTCGAGGTGCTGCAGGTGGAGGCGCTCTGCTGGTGCGGGGCGCGGGCGACTCACAACGCGCGGACGGTCGGCGGGGTGATGGTCGTCGAGGGTGCGCAGGTGGTGGTCGGGGACGTCGCGGTCTCGGAGGACCAGATCGGCTACGAGGTGCTGTGCCGCCGCCACCACCGGCGCCGGCTGACGGCGGCGACGGCCCGGGCGTCGGTGCTCTCCCCGGACGTGCTGCCGTTCGAGGGCTGA